In Mytilus edulis chromosome 7, xbMytEdul2.2, whole genome shotgun sequence, a single genomic region encodes these proteins:
- the LOC139482254 gene encoding putative transmembrane protein 183BP isoform X1 → MPRLKHSSMKKCYTSSQSDITLKHYADAESQKLKVSKGAANAIHNEVRNMQMTTIDKTRLEKEDVSWFDKDIDDLEIGEPVSEELEDIDQNQVQRYQRRKRESFSGGIRFPIDLWVALSCQILPEQILTFAQICWASNAVVHTVRFWKHLYNRFYFEKSELPECLRIENLERINGLRQRVIRSLFYIYPPFVAKIKRTMPFEDEPHFFVGQRCIFTWHEKVKNVYNFNFKFKKERIYEINKLKYFKETTDLKNGYRDLYFNQENDYYVLEVTCQTFLSVPSVMGLVLSNVYLKLSSGMRYHCLKLVFDTNIKGIPVGNRKFIEDTVMILDPVLNVKIYPWWHPKYPFLNN, encoded by the exons ATGCCCAGATTAAAACATTCGTCCATGAAAAAATGCTACACAAGTTCCCAGTCAG atataACACTGAAACATTATGCAGATGCAGAATCTCAAAAGTTGAAAGTTTCAAAAGGTGCTGCAAATGCCATACATAATGAAG tAAGAAATATGCAAATGACTACAATAGACAAAACTAGACTTGAGAAGGAGGATGTCAGCTGGTTTGACAAAGACATTGATGATTTAGAAATAGGTGAGCCAGTATCTGAAGAACTAGAGGACATTGACCAGAATCAAG TACAAAGATATCAAAGACGAAAGAGAGAAAGTTTCTCAGGAGGAATAAGATTTCCAATAGATTTATGGGTAGCTTTGTCATGTCAAATACTACCAGAGCAGATTCTGACGTTTGCACAGATCTGTTGGGCATCAAATGCTGTTGTACATACAGTACGGTTCTGGAAACATTTATACAATAG ATTTTACTTTGAGAAAAGTGAACTTCCAGAATGTTTAAGAATAGAGAACCTAGAGAGAATAAATGGACTTAGACAGAGAGTTATTAGATCACTGTTCTACATCTATCCTCCTTTTGTAGCAAAGATCAAAAGGACAATGCCTTTTGAGGATGAACCACATTTTTTTGTTGGCCAAAGATGCATATTTACTTGGCATGAAAAAGTGAAAAAtgtgtataattttaatttcaaattcaaaaaagaaagaatatatgaaattaacaaactgaaatattttaaagaaacaacTGACTTAAAAAATGGCTACAgagatttatatttcaatcaaGAAAATGATTATTATGTTTTAGAAGTGACTTGCCAGACTTTCCTATCTGTACCTTCTGTGATGGGACTTGTTTTAAGTAATGTTTATCTTAAGTTAAGTAGCGGTATGAGATACCATTGTTTAAAGTTAGTTTTTGATACTAATATAAAAGGCATTCCTGTAGGTAACAGAAAGTTCATTGAAGATACTGTTATGATTCTAGATCCTGTCTTAAATGTGAAAATATATCCTTGGTGGCACCCTAAATATCCATTCCTTAATAATTAG
- the LOC139482254 gene encoding putative transmembrane protein 183BP isoform X2: protein MQMTTIDKTRLEKEDVSWFDKDIDDLEIGEPVSEELEDIDQNQVQRYQRRKRESFSGGIRFPIDLWVALSCQILPEQILTFAQICWASNAVVHTVRFWKHLYNRFYFEKSELPECLRIENLERINGLRQRVIRSLFYIYPPFVAKIKRTMPFEDEPHFFVGQRCIFTWHEKVKNVYNFNFKFKKERIYEINKLKYFKETTDLKNGYRDLYFNQENDYYVLEVTCQTFLSVPSVMGLVLSNVYLKLSSGMRYHCLKLVFDTNIKGIPVGNRKFIEDTVMILDPVLNVKIYPWWHPKYPFLNN, encoded by the exons ATGCAAATGACTACAATAGACAAAACTAGACTTGAGAAGGAGGATGTCAGCTGGTTTGACAAAGACATTGATGATTTAGAAATAGGTGAGCCAGTATCTGAAGAACTAGAGGACATTGACCAGAATCAAG TACAAAGATATCAAAGACGAAAGAGAGAAAGTTTCTCAGGAGGAATAAGATTTCCAATAGATTTATGGGTAGCTTTGTCATGTCAAATACTACCAGAGCAGATTCTGACGTTTGCACAGATCTGTTGGGCATCAAATGCTGTTGTACATACAGTACGGTTCTGGAAACATTTATACAATAG ATTTTACTTTGAGAAAAGTGAACTTCCAGAATGTTTAAGAATAGAGAACCTAGAGAGAATAAATGGACTTAGACAGAGAGTTATTAGATCACTGTTCTACATCTATCCTCCTTTTGTAGCAAAGATCAAAAGGACAATGCCTTTTGAGGATGAACCACATTTTTTTGTTGGCCAAAGATGCATATTTACTTGGCATGAAAAAGTGAAAAAtgtgtataattttaatttcaaattcaaaaaagaaagaatatatgaaattaacaaactgaaatattttaaagaaacaacTGACTTAAAAAATGGCTACAgagatttatatttcaatcaaGAAAATGATTATTATGTTTTAGAAGTGACTTGCCAGACTTTCCTATCTGTACCTTCTGTGATGGGACTTGTTTTAAGTAATGTTTATCTTAAGTTAAGTAGCGGTATGAGATACCATTGTTTAAAGTTAGTTTTTGATACTAATATAAAAGGCATTCCTGTAGGTAACAGAAAGTTCATTGAAGATACTGTTATGATTCTAGATCCTGTCTTAAATGTGAAAATATATCCTTGGTGGCACCCTAAATATCCATTCCTTAATAATTAG